One segment of Nostoc piscinale CENA21 DNA contains the following:
- the dndE gene encoding DNA sulfur modification protein DndE produces the protein MEAPIERIKLSQTAKDQLQKLKRNTKIDQWNILCRWALCRSLAEPTPPSPVPIPQDSNVEMTWRVFGGEMSDILLLALKQRCHNDGYPTDKETLATQFRLHLHRGIGYLAGDPNIKKIEDLIAIALEKI, from the coding sequence ATGGAAGCCCCAATTGAAAGAATTAAACTTTCCCAAACAGCCAAAGACCAACTACAAAAACTCAAACGCAACACCAAAATCGACCAATGGAATATTCTGTGTCGTTGGGCGTTGTGTCGTTCTCTGGCTGAACCCACGCCACCTTCACCTGTACCCATTCCCCAAGATAGTAATGTGGAAATGACTTGGCGGGTTTTCGGTGGCGAAATGTCTGATATTCTTCTCCTCGCCCTCAAGCAACGCTGTCATAATGATGGCTACCCCACAGATAAAGAAACACTCGCCACTCAATTTCGCTTGCATTTACATCGTGGGATTGGTTATTTAGCAGGCGACCCAAATATCAAGAAAATTGAAGATTTAATTGCGATCGCCCTAGAGAAGATATAA
- a CDS encoding AmpG family muropeptide MFS transporter, with translation MKEIQALRQAVQSRKMGALLLLGFASGLPLFLTSRTLQLWMQDAKVDIGKITLFGLLALPYSLKFLWSPLLDRFVPPFLGARRGWLILTQIGLAIAIATLALQQPSQSDQVLQILAINCLIITFLSATQDIAGDAYRTDILNPLEAEAGASVWVLGYRVALFVTSSLALVLADRLPWNSVYLLMAALMAGSIFVSLSAPREPQVSNHRETAPVSVKDVIFVLLITVLVAGLLGGVFLGYIALPVFYWLLAGLIVAWIVSSLLLPDELLGEAQENQSPQNLQQAIFLPFKEFFHRFGLTQAGVILIFIILYKLGDSLVGITANLFLREINFTKTEIGAIQAGIGFLATTVGVLAGGVILTKIHLNRGLWIFGILQLLSNLGYYALAVAGKNYSLLILAVNIENFSAGLVTVATVAFLMNLCNHRFTTTQFALFSSLMAISRDVLSAPAGDWAKATGWPVFFLLTLVAALPGLLLLPFVAPWNQKPVVISRPGLEEEDEDVWEAK, from the coding sequence ATGAAAGAAATCCAAGCACTACGTCAAGCCGTCCAAAGTCGCAAAATGGGGGCTTTGTTATTGCTGGGTTTTGCATCGGGATTGCCTTTGTTCTTAACTAGTAGAACATTGCAATTGTGGATGCAGGATGCCAAGGTTGATATCGGCAAAATTACTTTATTTGGTTTGTTGGCGTTACCTTATTCCCTAAAATTTTTGTGGTCGCCTTTATTAGATAGATTTGTACCGCCATTTTTAGGAGCGAGACGGGGTTGGTTGATTTTAACTCAAATTGGGTTAGCAATTGCGATCGCCACTCTCGCCTTACAACAACCTTCCCAAAGTGACCAAGTATTGCAAATTTTGGCAATCAACTGTTTAATTATCACCTTTTTAAGTGCCACCCAAGACATTGCCGGTGATGCTTACCGTACCGATATCTTAAATCCGCTAGAAGCAGAAGCAGGCGCATCGGTTTGGGTACTCGGCTATCGTGTTGCTTTGTTTGTCACTAGTTCCTTAGCTTTAGTTTTAGCTGATCGTTTACCTTGGAACAGTGTTTACTTACTGATGGCTGCTTTGATGGCGGGGAGTATCTTTGTCAGCTTATCAGCCCCCAGAGAACCACAGGTAAGTAATCACAGAGAAACCGCACCTGTGTCTGTCAAAGATGTGATATTCGTACTATTGATCACAGTCTTGGTAGCTGGCTTACTGGGAGGCGTTTTTCTGGGCTATATTGCTTTGCCTGTATTTTATTGGCTATTAGCAGGTTTGATTGTCGCTTGGATAGTTTCATCATTATTATTGCCTGATGAATTACTGGGTGAAGCTCAAGAAAATCAATCCCCACAAAATTTACAACAAGCAATTTTTCTGCCTTTTAAAGAATTTTTTCATCGTTTTGGCTTAACTCAAGCTGGTGTAATTCTGATATTTATCATCCTTTATAAACTGGGCGATTCTTTAGTCGGTATCACAGCTAATTTATTTTTGCGAGAAATCAACTTTACTAAAACTGAAATTGGGGCAATTCAAGCCGGAATAGGCTTTCTCGCTACGACTGTCGGTGTATTAGCTGGTGGGGTAATCTTAACCAAAATTCACCTCAATCGCGGTTTATGGATATTTGGCATACTGCAATTATTGAGTAACTTGGGTTATTATGCTTTAGCTGTTGCTGGCAAAAATTACTCGTTATTAATTTTGGCAGTAAATATCGAAAATTTTAGTGCCGGATTAGTCACAGTTGCTACAGTGGCATTTTTAATGAACCTCTGCAATCACCGTTTTACAACCACTCAATTTGCATTATTTTCTAGCTTAATGGCGATTAGTAGAGACGTTCTTTCAGCACCGGCAGGCGATTGGGCAAAAGCCACAGGTTGGCCTGTGTTTTTCTTGTTAACCTTAGTAGCAGCCTTGCCAGGATTGTTACTTTTACCGTTTGTTGCTCCCTGGAATCAAAAGCCAGTGGTAATATCTAGACCAGGACTAGAGGAAGAAGATGAGGATGTATGGGAAGCCAAGTAA
- a CDS encoding GNAT family N-acetyltransferase — protein sequence MSEQLLAGYLIRRGSTLERSLLVKFMQRTYQERFPQQDFAHLARTVEQYLSQDTPLWWVDVELGVQGGKGVGEVRRNEQANNFNSPLSPLSPIACLWVGNAVDQVSGDRHAHIFLLYVVPEHRRRGIGKALMQYVEKWAIKRGDKQIGLQVFESNQPALNLYNQLGYQTQSLWMLKELSGYFVGDSHE from the coding sequence GTGTCTGAGCAATTACTAGCAGGGTATTTAATTCGTCGCGGTTCAACATTAGAGCGATCGCTCCTTGTCAAGTTTATGCAACGCACTTACCAGGAGCGATTTCCCCAGCAAGATTTTGCCCACCTCGCCCGCACAGTCGAGCAGTATTTATCCCAAGATACGCCCTTGTGGTGGGTAGATGTGGAACTAGGGGTGCAGGGGGGTAAGGGTGTAGGGGAAGTTAGAAGAAATGAGCAAGCAAATAACTTTAATTCCCCCTTGTCTCCCTTGTCCCCCATTGCCTGCCTCTGGGTGGGAAATGCCGTAGATCAAGTTAGTGGCGATCGCCATGCTCATATTTTTTTGCTTTACGTCGTCCCAGAACATCGGCGCAGAGGTATTGGTAAAGCTTTGATGCAGTATGTAGAAAAATGGGCAATTAAACGAGGCGATAAACAAATCGGTTTACAAGTCTTTGAATCTAATCAACCCGCCTTAAATCTCTATAATCAACTGGGTTATCAAACTCAATCTTTGTGGATGCTGAAAGAACTGTCAGGTTATTTCGTTGGTGACAGCCATGAGTAG
- a CDS encoding HEAT repeat domain-containing protein — MYDDDDLSLLDPDVELESPLDKMEPLTAESEVAKPDPEVMLALLENSQPQQRMLAARAFCDIEDERATPLLIALLKDSCPLVRVSAAYGIGRNPSKDAVEPLIVQLNQDWNGYVRKGVVWALGNCRDRRCLAPLADALRTDISAVRLWSASALAQMAEVGYEAVIGAIPALIEALVQDPIPAVRSNSAWAIGQLCKELPSNIVYATAIDALIQAFAEDQDLGVREDAKAALLGVGDPRGLQLIETLEQEGWF, encoded by the coding sequence ATGTATGACGACGATGACCTAAGCCTACTCGATCCCGATGTAGAGCTAGAAAGCCCTCTCGATAAAATGGAGCCACTCACTGCCGAGTCAGAAGTGGCAAAGCCCGATCCAGAAGTGATGTTAGCACTTTTGGAAAACTCTCAACCCCAGCAGCGAATGTTGGCGGCGCGTGCTTTTTGTGATATTGAAGATGAAAGGGCTACCCCGCTACTCATTGCCCTGTTAAAAGATTCCTGTCCTTTGGTGCGAGTGAGTGCCGCCTATGGTATTGGTCGCAATCCCAGTAAAGACGCAGTAGAACCGTTGATTGTCCAACTCAACCAAGATTGGAACGGTTATGTACGTAAAGGTGTAGTTTGGGCGTTGGGTAATTGCCGCGATCGCCGTTGTCTAGCACCCCTAGCCGATGCTTTAAGAACAGACATTTCCGCAGTGCGTTTGTGGTCAGCGAGTGCTTTAGCCCAAATGGCAGAAGTGGGTTACGAAGCAGTGATTGGGGCAATTCCCGCTTTAATTGAAGCCTTAGTCCAAGATCCAATTCCCGCAGTTCGTAGTAATAGCGCCTGGGCAATTGGACAGTTATGCAAAGAACTACCCTCTAATATTGTTTACGCCACAGCCATTGATGCTTTAATTCAAGCCTTTGCCGAAGACCAAGATTTAGGCGTGCGAGAAGATGCTAAAGCCGCACTACTCGGCGTAGGCGACCCCCGTGGCTTACAGCTAATCGAAACTTTAGAACAAGAAGGATGGTTTTGA
- a CDS encoding phosphomannose isomerase type II C-terminal cupin domain, producing MNQNENNEQSNSHELSSHSGARYWGNVEVIEEGDTYRISRVEIKPRHGIKPQIHYHRNEHWVVVSGVAKVTCGDTEILLNRNESTYVPAATLHKVENPGLIPLVILEIQNGEYLGEDDIERPYDLNLIKPTSENK from the coding sequence ATGAATCAAAATGAGAACAACGAGCAATCTAATAGCCATGAATTGTCCTCACATTCCGGTGCAAGATACTGGGGTAACGTGGAGGTAATCGAAGAAGGTGATACTTATAGAATTAGTCGTGTGGAAATTAAGCCCAGGCATGGTATTAAACCACAAATCCATTACCACCGCAATGAACATTGGGTAGTAGTTTCTGGGGTAGCTAAGGTAACTTGTGGCGATACGGAAATTTTGCTGAATCGCAATGAATCAACTTATGTTCCAGCCGCAACTTTACACAAAGTAGAAAATCCCGGTTTGATTCCCTTGGTAATTTTGGAAATTCAAAACGGTGAGTATTTAGGCGAGGATGATATCGAACGTCCCTATGACCTCAACTTAATTAAGCCAACATCCGAAAATAAGTGA
- a CDS encoding HD domain-containing protein, producing the protein METKAALPITLLAGKNTLPIIQAYFEFNHLKQLYRQGWLQQGIDPQRCESVAEHSFAVALLALLIVDFYSLKVDKTKIMQMALIHDLGEVYAGDLTPRDGVYQQAKYQLERNALSQILDKLPNCSDWIDLWEEYEQGNTPESQFVRQIDQLEMILQASVYEHQGLANLSEFFTSTHQAFVTPQIQSIFQAIESLRNNCNFMPCETICNDCAFHLKNESGIECIHPDELAVNCAVVTFCSSFQPAKEIDSPCVTFGQEE; encoded by the coding sequence ATGGAAACAAAAGCTGCTTTACCAATTACGCTTTTAGCAGGCAAAAATACTTTGCCCATTATCCAAGCTTATTTTGAATTCAATCATCTCAAGCAATTATATCGTCAAGGTTGGTTACAACAAGGCATTGACCCTCAGCGTTGTGAAAGCGTTGCTGAACACTCTTTTGCTGTGGCTTTATTAGCATTATTGATAGTCGATTTTTATTCTCTGAAGGTGGATAAAACTAAAATTATGCAGATGGCTTTAATCCATGATTTAGGAGAAGTTTATGCTGGTGATTTGACTCCCAGGGATGGAGTTTATCAACAAGCAAAATATCAATTAGAGAGAAATGCGCTTTCCCAGATACTGGATAAACTTCCTAATTGTTCAGACTGGATTGATTTATGGGAAGAATATGAGCAAGGTAATACACCTGAGTCTCAATTTGTACGACAGATTGATCAATTAGAAATGATTTTACAAGCTAGTGTTTATGAACACCAAGGATTAGCTAATCTCTCAGAATTTTTTACTTCTACTCATCAAGCATTTGTCACACCACAGATTCAATCGATATTTCAAGCTATAGAAAGTTTAAGAAATAATTGTAATTTTATGCCTTGTGAAACTATCTGCAATGACTGTGCTTTTCATCTCAAAAATGAGTCAGGAATAGAGTGTATTCACCCCGATGAATTGGCAGTTAATTGTGCTGTTGTGACTTTTTGCAGTTCTTTTCAACCTGCGAAAGAAATTGATAGCCCATGTGTGACTTTTGGTCAGGAAGAATAA
- a CDS encoding tetratricopeptide repeat protein, which yields MNADDFFNQGFNKNLQGNFPGAIADYTEAIQLKPDFAEAYYNRGNILYTSLRDYDAALADFNKAIQINPHFAEAYHNRGNTRYSLADYEGAIADYEQALAINSNLAESHHGRGNVYCALGDYDHAIADYHQAIEINPALATYIDFDIARAFHYRGIDRSENGDYQGALADFQQALQWYPQYAAVYSSRGNIFHILEEYEQALADHERALQLDPHLVEAYHYRGNTCYVLGDYAAAIADYNRALQINPNFAPAYYNRGLVRSYLKDYPAAISDFNQALQFNPEDVQAYYERGLVKATLGDFPGAIADYEQALDRNPTLALVYGFLAYARCQLGDYQGAIADSNRVLQIHPEYAQGYCDRATARRCLGDYQGAILDYNRALQLNPNLATAYYGRGLAREALQDYLAAVEEYTQAIRLEPEFAPAYCNRGNALRLLEAEQRALADYNQAIKINPSLVEAYYNRGSLRYALQDYHGAIADYTTALQINPNTAAFYSDRASVYYALQNYHSAIADYNQAIALDPSFAEDWYHRGRSRLLLGDLQGALADLNQALQRQPHWASAYMLRADVYRQLENFPGAIADFQQSANIYYQEGNIEYYQQILTAIAQLQSQV from the coding sequence ATGAATGCTGACGACTTTTTTAACCAAGGTTTTAACAAAAATTTGCAAGGAAACTTTCCAGGTGCGATCGCAGATTATACGGAGGCGATTCAGCTAAAACCTGACTTTGCAGAAGCTTACTATAATCGCGGGAATATTTTGTATACCTCACTCCGAGATTATGATGCCGCACTGGCAGATTTTAACAAGGCAATCCAAATAAATCCTCATTTTGCTGAAGCCTATCATAATCGCGGCAACACTCGTTATTCGCTGGCAGATTATGAAGGAGCGATCGCTGATTACGAGCAAGCATTAGCGATCAATTCCAACTTAGCAGAATCCCATCACGGACGGGGTAATGTTTATTGTGCGTTGGGTGATTATGATCATGCGATCGCAGATTATCACCAAGCAATTGAAATTAATCCGGCATTAGCAACATATATAGATTTTGATATAGCGCGAGCTTTTCATTATCGGGGTATCGATCGCAGTGAGAATGGTGATTACCAAGGCGCATTAGCAGATTTTCAGCAAGCCTTACAATGGTATCCCCAGTATGCTGCCGTTTACAGCAGTCGCGGGAATATTTTCCATATTTTAGAAGAATATGAGCAAGCACTTGCCGATCATGAACGGGCATTACAGTTAGATCCACATTTGGTAGAGGCTTATCATTACCGGGGTAATACCTGTTATGTTTTAGGAGATTATGCAGCCGCAATTGCTGATTATAATCGCGCCTTACAAATTAACCCCAATTTTGCCCCAGCGTACTACAATCGCGGACTTGTTCGTTCTTATCTGAAAGATTATCCAGCTGCAATTTCTGACTTTAACCAAGCTCTGCAATTCAATCCTGAAGATGTGCAAGCATACTACGAGCGGGGATTAGTCAAAGCAACTTTGGGCGATTTTCCAGGTGCGATCGCTGATTATGAACAAGCTTTAGACAGAAATCCGACTTTAGCTTTAGTCTACGGTTTTTTGGCTTATGCGCGTTGTCAGTTAGGTGACTACCAAGGTGCAATCGCCGATAGCAATCGTGTCTTACAAATTCACCCGGAATATGCACAAGGATACTGCGATCGCGCTACGGCTCGTCGTTGTTTGGGTGATTACCAAGGAGCAATTTTAGATTACAACCGCGCCTTACAACTCAATCCCAACTTAGCCACAGCATACTATGGCCGTGGTTTAGCTCGTGAAGCTCTACAAGATTATTTAGCGGCGGTGGAAGAATACACCCAAGCAATTAGACTTGAGCCTGAATTTGCTCCAGCTTACTGTAATCGGGGTAACGCTTTGCGGCTTTTAGAAGCGGAACAAAGAGCTTTAGCCGATTACAATCAAGCAATCAAAATTAACCCCAGTTTAGTAGAAGCATATTACAATCGGGGTTCCTTGCGCTATGCTTTGCAAGACTATCACGGCGCAATTGCTGATTACACCACAGCTTTGCAAATCAACCCCAACACCGCAGCATTTTACAGCGATCGCGCCAGTGTTTACTATGCTCTGCAAAATTATCACAGTGCGATCGCTGATTATAATCAAGCCATTGCCCTTGACCCTAGTTTTGCCGAAGACTGGTATCATCGTGGGCGCAGTCGTTTGCTGTTGGGAGACTTGCAAGGAGCATTAGCAGACTTAAACCAAGCTTTGCAACGTCAACCTCATTGGGCTTCCGCTTATATGTTACGCGCCGATGTCTACCGCCAACTCGAAAATTTTCCCGGTGCGATCGCTGATTTTCAACAATCTGCCAACATCTATTATCAGGAAGGCAACATTGAATATTATCAACAAATTCTGACTGCGATCGCTCAACTCCAGTCTCAAGTCTAA
- the rd gene encoding rubredoxin, whose amino-acid sequence MDLSNITTLHNLEAAFGGESMANRKYLYFAKVASKLGFSDLAKLFRETAEQETEHAFAHFELLHPELVVKDPAGLTDEQKKQIVSRCLSLAIEGETYEYTTMYPEFAEAAKSDRDNPAAAEFLKQAQESGEHANTFREAAHRFGLLKFIEHYHADRYTEALEVLNGGQAATRVAGDDPQTRKWICRQCSMIYDPVAGDPDSGIAPGTAFEDIPDDWKCPICGATKKTFKPLEEKVAA is encoded by the coding sequence ATGGATTTATCCAACATTACTACTCTGCATAACTTAGAAGCAGCCTTCGGTGGTGAGTCGATGGCTAATCGCAAATATTTATATTTTGCGAAAGTTGCTAGTAAATTGGGGTTTTCGGATCTAGCAAAACTGTTTCGTGAAACCGCAGAACAAGAAACCGAACATGCTTTTGCTCATTTTGAGTTGCTGCATCCAGAACTGGTGGTAAAAGATCCAGCAGGTTTAACTGATGAACAAAAAAAACAAATCGTTTCTCGTTGCTTATCTTTAGCGATTGAAGGTGAGACTTACGAATACACTACAATGTATCCCGAATTTGCTGAAGCTGCAAAAAGCGATCGCGATAACCCAGCCGCCGCCGAATTTCTCAAACAAGCACAAGAATCTGGCGAACACGCTAATACATTTCGAGAAGCTGCACACCGTTTTGGCTTGCTCAAGTTTATCGAACATTACCACGCCGATCGCTACACTGAAGCATTAGAAGTTTTAAATGGTGGACAAGCCGCCACTAGAGTAGCTGGCGATGATCCCCAAACTCGTAAATGGATTTGTCGTCAATGCAGTATGATTTATGACCCCGTAGCTGGCGACCCCGATTCAGGAATTGCGCCCGGTACAGCTTTTGAAGATATTCCTGATGATTGGAAATGTCCAATTTGTGGTGCTACCAAAAAGACTTTTAAACCTCTAGAAGAAAAAGTTGCGGCTTAA
- a CDS encoding SDR family oxidoreductase, which yields MAALTGKVAIVTGASRGIGRAIALTLAEKGASIVVNYAGNTAKAQEVVAEIEKLGVQAIAIQADVGSVADIEQLFQKTIAHFGKIDILVNNAGTIIYKPATEITEAEFDKLFAVNVKGTFFACQQAAQHIAVGGRIINFSSSTTAMMLPTYSAYAATKGAVEQITRVLAKELGAKEITVNVVSPGPTDTELFREGKTTEQINRLAQMSAFNKLGDVQEIADVVAFLASEEARWITGQNIRVNGGVV from the coding sequence ATGGCAGCTTTAACAGGCAAAGTTGCAATTGTCACTGGTGCATCGCGTGGAATTGGTAGAGCGATCGCTTTAACATTAGCCGAAAAGGGTGCATCTATCGTAGTTAATTATGCGGGGAATACAGCTAAAGCCCAAGAAGTTGTTGCAGAAATCGAAAAACTGGGAGTACAAGCAATTGCTATCCAAGCTGATGTGGGTAGTGTGGCTGATATTGAACAGCTATTTCAAAAAACCATTGCCCATTTTGGCAAAATAGATATTTTAGTGAATAATGCTGGCACAATTATTTACAAACCAGCTACAGAAATTACAGAAGCAGAGTTTGACAAACTCTTTGCTGTCAATGTCAAAGGAACTTTTTTTGCCTGTCAACAAGCTGCACAACATATAGCCGTAGGCGGCAGAATTATTAACTTTTCTTCATCCACCACAGCTATGATGTTGCCAACTTACAGTGCTTATGCTGCAACAAAAGGCGCAGTGGAACAAATAACGCGGGTGTTAGCTAAAGAGTTAGGTGCTAAAGAAATTACTGTGAATGTTGTTTCTCCTGGCCCCACAGATACAGAGCTATTCCGTGAAGGCAAAACTACGGAACAAATTAATCGTTTAGCTCAAATGTCCGCTTTTAACAAGCTGGGTGATGTCCAAGAAATTGCCGACGTGGTAGCTTTTTTAGCCAGTGAAGAAGCACGTTGGATTACTGGGCAGAACATTCGCGTTAACGGTGGGGTTGTCTGA
- a CDS encoding efflux RND transporter periplasmic adaptor subunit, with the protein MTSPEPQIDFDKELTEPSSPPQKNWRWWRLLLALILIVGGGIAIAWRLLTPVQPTKPIHAQTPGVRAKIAPVQLGTIEESADYIATLESRRSINLLPRIPGQVTQIFVKPGETVAIGTPIIQIDYKAQQPSNLGNNGATQATAALLESARATLRALELERISKLGEVQSNQLDYAKSANLADQGAISRQAKDLAANRLATAKANLDAVNSRIQAQKTSILQAETALQQANANNRQPPAQLQYDKITAPFAGTVGDISVKAGDFVTTSSRLMTVAETRPLEVALTLPLERGPKLRKGMPVEILNTQGQVLGTSRVFLIVPNVNTEQPSILIKALFNNTQGQFRAGQLVRTRVIWNQRSGVLIPTTAVTRVAGETFVYVAQQQTTPQGISQLVAQQRRVKLGNIKNNYYQVLAGLQPEDKIIISGLLNIRDGVPIVPES; encoded by the coding sequence ATGACATCCCCTGAGCCTCAAATTGATTTTGACAAAGAACTTACAGAACCATCATCACCACCTCAAAAAAATTGGCGATGGTGGCGATTATTGTTAGCGTTAATACTAATAGTAGGGGGTGGAATTGCGATCGCTTGGCGTTTACTTACTCCGGTACAGCCAACAAAACCTATTCATGCTCAAACACCAGGGGTAAGAGCAAAAATAGCACCTGTACAATTAGGCACAATTGAAGAAAGTGCAGACTATATTGCCACTTTAGAGTCCCGACGTTCTATCAATCTCCTACCGAGAATTCCTGGCCAAGTTACCCAGATATTTGTCAAGCCAGGAGAGACGGTTGCCATAGGTACACCCATTATTCAAATAGATTATAAAGCTCAACAACCTAGTAACCTAGGCAATAATGGTGCAACTCAAGCAACCGCAGCCCTACTAGAAAGCGCCCGCGCCACACTCCGCGCTTTGGAACTAGAACGCATATCAAAGTTAGGTGAAGTACAGTCAAATCAATTAGATTACGCGAAATCTGCCAATTTAGCAGACCAAGGTGCAATATCACGCCAAGCCAAGGATTTAGCTGCTAATCGGTTGGCGACAGCAAAAGCTAATCTAGATGCTGTCAATTCTCGTATTCAAGCCCAAAAAACTAGCATTCTGCAAGCTGAAACTGCCCTCCAGCAAGCCAACGCCAACAATAGACAACCACCAGCACAACTCCAGTATGACAAAATTACGGCTCCCTTCGCTGGTACGGTGGGCGATATCTCGGTAAAAGCTGGTGATTTTGTCACGACTTCTTCACGGCTGATGACTGTTGCCGAAACCCGACCTTTAGAAGTTGCTTTAACTTTACCACTAGAGCGCGGCCCCAAATTACGTAAGGGAATGCCTGTGGAAATTCTCAACACCCAAGGGCAAGTTTTGGGTACAAGTCGAGTGTTTTTAATTGTTCCCAATGTCAACACTGAACAACCATCGATATTAATTAAAGCATTGTTCAACAATACCCAAGGGCAATTCAGGGCAGGTCAATTAGTCCGCACAAGGGTAATTTGGAATCAGCGTTCTGGAGTTTTAATTCCAACTACAGCAGTAACTCGCGTGGCGGGTGAAACTTTTGTTTATGTCGCCCAACAGCAAACCACTCCCCAAGGAATTTCTCAGTTAGTAGCGCAACAAAGGCGAGTCAAGTTAGGTAATATCAAAAATAACTACTACCAAGTTTTAGCGGGGTTACAGCCAGAAGACAAAATTATTATCTCTGGATTGCTGAACATTCGGGATGGTGTGCCTATAGTTCCTGAGTCTTAG